One Marinilabiliales bacterium genomic window, GTGACCGGACTGCTGATGTGGTACCCGGTAAGGTACATGCCGCTTAGCGGGCGCAGAACTGTTACGGTTTACCTCAACTTCACAGCCCTGGGTATCGTGGTTGTTGGTGTCTGGTTGGCATCGGGCTACCTTATAATGAGGCAGCTCTTCTTTGACGATGAGGCGGTTATCAGGTCAGTGGCCGGATCGGTGCCTTACCGCGTTGTTTTTGGGGTTCTTCTGTACGTGATGGTTTTGCTGGTTTATTACCTGATAGTCTACTCCCGCAACCTGGCCGAAAAGGCCGGGAACGAGGCAAGACTCGAGACAATGGTAAAGGAGGCTGAGCTGAACATGCTCAAATCACAGATCAACCCGCACTTTATGTTCAACGCTCTCAATTCTGCCAGTGCCCTTACACTCAGTGATCCTGCTGCTGCAAGGGAGATGATCATCAGGCTTTCGGAGTTCCTCAGGTATTCCCTGAAGCTGGCCGATAGTGAGATTAACCCGCTGAAGGATGAGATTGCCAATGTACAAAGGTACCTTGAGATCGAAAAGGTACGCTTCGGCAGCAGGATGAAATTTGAGATAGATACGGGCGAGGGATGCGAAAACCGGCCGGTACCTTATCTTATACTCCAGCCTTTGGTTGAAAATGCGATCAAACACGGGGTTTACGAAAGCACAGGAACGGTAACCATCAGTATGAAGTGCCGTATAGAAGGAGACATGCTTGCCATCCGTATCTCAAATGATTTTGACAGCGGGAGCCCTGCAAGGAGCGGGGCCGGTATCGGACTAAAAAATGTGCGGGAAAGGATGAGGCTTTTTTACGGCAGGGATGACCTTTTGCTTTCGCGGAAGGAGGACGGAATGTTTGTTGCAAACCTGTTTATACCAAATAATGAGGATAAAAGCGTTGATAGTTGATGACGAGGAGCTTGCCAGGAGTATCCTTACAGAGTACCTCAAAAGCTATCCGGGTATTGAAGTGGCCGGAGAGTTTGCAGACGGTTTCTCAGCCCTGAAGGCTGTCAGGGAGCTTAAACCCGACCTGGTTTTTCTTGATGTGCAGATGCCGAAGCTGACCGGCTTCGAGATGCTTGAACTTCTTGACGATGCTCCTGAGATAATTTTCACCACCGCTTATGATCAATATGCTATCAGGGCCTTTGAGATAAATGCGGTTGATTACCTCCTGAAACCCTTTTCGGAAGAGAGGTTCAGGGAGGCCGTCGGGAAGGCGGTAAAGAGGCTGGGTGAAAAGAATAAGCCTGTTATTGAACAGCTTAAGAGCCACCTCGATAAGTCAGCCGGCATCATCTCG contains:
- a CDS encoding response regulator — protein: MRIKALIVDDEELARSILTEYLKSYPGIEVAGEFADGFSALKAVRELKPDLVFLDVQMPKLTGFEMLELLDDAPEIIFTTAYDQYAIRAFEINAVDYLLKPFSEERFREAVGKAVKRLGEKNKPVIEQLKSHLDKSAGIISRVVVRSGGRIRVIPVEQIAYIEALDDYVMIYTETGRFIKQKTMKFFDNHLPGDEFIRVHRSYIVKAGLIEKIEPYGKSSWVVVLKGPFRVPVSRSGYTLLKEVLDI